From the genome of Tripterygium wilfordii isolate XIE 37 chromosome 6, ASM1340144v1, whole genome shotgun sequence:
CCTTCTCACCCATGATTAGCAATGCTGGAGCTGTGACTTTTGGATCGGTTATTTCAAACTCTGATTTAATGCACCTGTACAGAATGATCAATATATCAAAAGTATGACATTTGATTAATTTCATCATCTCCGGCGATGATATTGGCATAATCAACACAAATATTGATTTGATACAATGCTTCTAGTGTCTGATTTTGCTTATATCCTAAAAATTGAAGATTTACACATCCAACTTACTGACAAAAACACGGAGTGATTGCTTCAAATGCCACTATGAAACTACTTGTCAAAGTCTTCTCATTCAAGAATCATTTCAAGGCTAGTTCTAACTAGCATTCTTCCCAAGTCAAGGATTTATCTGTTACCTGTATGGAACCTGCAATGGGAAACGAAATCCGGACTTCTCATATAAGGATGCGTATTCTTGAAGATCTTTCTCAGAGAACCATGGGGGTAGAGGAGTAGACGAGTCAACTAAGTCCATGATCTCCTGGTCAGGACTAGCCACTGGAACTTTAGAACTTGAAAAGAGAGTGTAGATGTTTTTAATCACTGTCTTAACATCTAAGCGACCAAAATCTGCTTCAGCCCGTCCTGGAACCTTATATGAGTTAAAACTCACAAGTCAATTGACAGAAAATTTATCATTGTTTAAACTGGATCATCAACTGAAGATGACGATTGAAATCCAGGAGAGCGACAGCATATTTACCAGCCACCTCGATATGTAGAAACCTTCAGGCATGAGATCGGTTAGGACAGCTTTGGGACCTGGAACAATGAAAGGAATACCTAATGTCACCACTCCATTAACCCTCTCAGGATGCAAGACGGGCACAAGATATGCTGGCATAGCACCAAAGTCCTTCCCCACGAGAAAAGCCTGGACCCAACCATTATtccaacacaaacacaaaagatCAGCAATGTCTTCCAATCAGTATCAGCTAATCAAGACTAAATTAATCGAGTCATGATTTTACTTTCTTCATTATTCACTATGTTTCTAGTTTCTATGCTGAAAATCTTTCCATCTGAAGGCCACACAAGACAAAAGACCAGCAGTcacatgcacacacacacaattgCAACCATACTAGATGATTCTAAAATTAAGAGCAACTAGTTCTGTTCTGGTTGCTCTATTTATTCATACTCTGAGGGCAGATGGTTGCGAAAGGGCAATTAAGAGGGCAACCCTTTTTAATCAATTGCTGTTTGAGTACCATTGTAAACAGAATTTCCTCTTTTAATAGTTAAATAAGCATTAAAACTACTctcaaaatgatatgtgttaaGGAAAGGTTCCTCTCCAGTGATAGTGATTGTAATTGTTCAACATATGTTAGTAAATTAGAAACTCTAGTAAAGTACTAAAGTCTCTAGCAAATAAAAGGGTAAAGGAAATAGATTGAAAATTGTAGGATATAAAGCTACTGAAAGTTTAGCTACGCAGAGCAGTTAATGGACTAGTACGACCTTACTGATGCCAAGAGCGTCAAGAAGGGCAACAATGTCTTCAACAAGGTCCAAGAAGCTTCCTTTCTCAGGCTCAGATGGCTGCTCAGAGAGGCCATAGCCCCTAAAATCGATGGCTATAGCTCGATAGCCAGCGTCTGCTACAGCAATCATCTGGAGCCTCCAGGTGTACCATATTTCAGGGAATCCATGCAAGAAGAGCACCACCTTAGGACCTAGCCAAACAAGACCCAACAAGATTCATCAGACAGATGAACAACAAGTTAAATTGAACAGCAGAAATACTTCACTGCTTTATGACTTTGTGCTTACCAGTGCCGATCTCGGCTACATGAAGCTTCAGTCCTCTGACCTCTACATGGGTGTGCTTGATCTGTTCCATGGTAGAATCAAATGCTCACACAGAGACAgatagagaaatagagagagatgaCTCTATTGGACACAAAATGTGTGGTTTATATTCAGGTAAATAAATGGCCAACTACTCTAAATTTATG
Proteins encoded in this window:
- the LOC120000304 gene encoding bifunctional epoxide hydrolase 2-like, which produces MEQIKHTHVEVRGLKLHVAEIGTGPKVVLFLHGFPEIWYTWRLQMIAVADAGYRAIAIDFRGYGLSEQPSEPEKGSFLDLVEDIVALLDALGISKAFLVGKDFGAMPAYLVPVLHPERVNGVVTLGIPFIVPGPKAVLTDLMPEGFYISRWLVPGRAEADFGRLDVKTVIKNIYTLFSSSKVPVASPDQEIMDLVDSSTPLPPWFSEKDLQEYASLYEKSGFRFPLQVPYRCIKSEFEITDPKVTAPALLIMGEKDYCLKFPGMEDYIRSGQVKHFVPELDITYLAEGSHFVHEQLPEQVNPLIISFLNKHGN